Proteins encoded in a region of the Acidimicrobiales bacterium genome:
- a CDS encoding acetyl-CoA C-acetyltransferase yields the protein MASSVIVSAVRTPVGCFGSALRSCEAVDLGAVVIAEAISRAGVEPADLDYVLMGHVLQAGTGQITARQAAVAAGVPPHVPAITLNKVCLSSLTAVALADQLIRAGEIDVAVAGGMESMTAAPYVLRRGRWGVRMGDAELVDTMIHDGLWSTFTGQHMGESSDEVNAALAITREDQDEWAARSHQRAAEAWSSGRYAEEMVGVPVRAGRGDPTLVERDEGVRPATTSRSLGRLAPAFTPNGTITAGNASQLSDGAAATVVMSAERAQALGIEPLAEIVAHGMCAERFEYLHTVPAIALERALKKAELQVEDLGLIEINEAFASVALHATHMLGADEDGVNVNGGSVALGHALGSTGARMLVTLVHEMRRRRVDNGAATLCGGGGQGDALILRLPGLT from the coding sequence ATGGCATCTTCGGTGATCGTCTCGGCGGTGAGGACGCCCGTCGGGTGCTTCGGCTCTGCGCTGCGGAGCTGCGAGGCGGTCGACCTGGGCGCGGTTGTCATCGCCGAGGCCATCAGTCGGGCCGGAGTCGAGCCCGCCGATCTCGACTACGTGCTGATGGGCCACGTCCTCCAGGCCGGGACGGGCCAGATCACCGCCCGCCAGGCTGCCGTGGCCGCCGGCGTTCCACCGCACGTGCCGGCGATCACCCTCAACAAGGTGTGCCTGTCCAGCCTGACCGCCGTCGCCCTCGCCGACCAGCTCATTCGCGCGGGAGAGATCGACGTCGCCGTGGCCGGCGGAATGGAGTCGATGACGGCTGCGCCGTACGTGCTGCGACGTGGGCGCTGGGGCGTGCGGATGGGCGACGCCGAGCTCGTCGACACCATGATCCACGACGGCCTGTGGTCCACCTTCACCGGCCAGCACATGGGCGAGTCCTCCGACGAGGTCAACGCCGCCCTGGCGATCACGCGCGAGGACCAGGACGAGTGGGCGGCCCGCTCCCACCAACGGGCTGCCGAGGCCTGGAGCTCGGGCCGCTACGCCGAGGAGATGGTTGGTGTCCCCGTTCGGGCAGGCCGGGGTGACCCGACCCTCGTCGAGCGCGACGAGGGAGTCCGGCCCGCCACCACGAGCCGATCCCTCGGCCGCCTGGCGCCGGCATTCACGCCGAACGGCACGATCACCGCCGGTAACGCCTCCCAACTGTCGGACGGCGCTGCTGCCACGGTGGTGATGAGCGCTGAGCGTGCGCAGGCCCTCGGCATCGAGCCGTTGGCTGAGATCGTGGCCCACGGGATGTGCGCCGAGCGCTTCGAGTACCTGCACACGGTCCCCGCCATCGCCCTGGAGCGGGCGCTCAAGAAGGCCGAGTTGCAGGTGGAGGACCTCGGGCTCATCGAGATCAACGAGGCCTTCGCGTCGGTCGCCTTGCACGCCACGCACATGCTCGGTGCCGACGAGGACGGGGTGAATGTCAACGGCGGGTCAGTGGCGTTGGGCCACGCCCTCGGCTCGACCGGAGCTCGGATGCTGGTGACCCTGGTCCACGAGATGCGTCGGCGTCGGGTCGACAACGGCGCCGCGACATTGTGTGGTGGCGGTGGTCAGGGCGACGCCCTCATCCTGCGCCTTCCCGGACTCACCTGA